One region of Deinococcus radiopugnans ATCC 19172 genomic DNA includes:
- a CDS encoding sensor domain-containing diguanylate cyclase → MTVPRRPISAPPSTWQPGQRRMFLLVVVLEVCASMAALWSQAPNFDALDVWALPLLSALMLGAQLLLSMGLIRYERATSLAFLGGCTYLLLALSHQYSVMPPGARTLSENTYWFAVLFTSAFYVFPARVATNYAVLILGIAVMICGWHLAATVPAETRLSLIGATVQLLLSGGVLILIQSIFGAQRAQLLASRSAALIDVLTGIANRRAAEERLRELSGRGAAYTVVLFDLDHFKQINDKHGHAAGDLVLRGVAQLSQALLPQGGVAARWGGEEFLLILPPLSDTQVRKLLNTLRNELRQQWHGEVVGVTGSFGVANAAAGELSEAVIARADEAMYSAKQQGRNDIRLAEWRRSPAG, encoded by the coding sequence TTGACTGTTCCCCGCCGTCCCATCAGCGCACCGCCGTCCACCTGGCAACCCGGGCAGCGGCGGATGTTCCTGCTGGTGGTGGTGCTTGAGGTCTGTGCCAGCATGGCGGCGCTGTGGTCCCAGGCCCCGAACTTCGACGCGCTGGACGTCTGGGCCTTGCCCCTGCTGTCGGCGCTGATGCTGGGCGCACAGCTGCTGCTGTCCATGGGGCTCATCCGTTACGAGCGCGCCACGTCACTGGCCTTCCTGGGAGGCTGCACCTATCTGCTGCTGGCCCTGAGTCACCAGTACAGCGTGATGCCACCGGGCGCCAGGACTCTGTCGGAGAACACCTACTGGTTCGCGGTGCTGTTTACCTCCGCGTTTTACGTCTTTCCGGCACGCGTCGCCACCAACTACGCCGTCCTCATTCTGGGCATTGCCGTGATGATCTGTGGCTGGCACCTGGCCGCTACGGTTCCGGCCGAGACGCGGCTGAGCCTGATCGGCGCCACGGTACAGTTGCTGCTGAGTGGCGGCGTGCTGATTCTGATCCAGTCGATCTTCGGAGCCCAGCGGGCACAACTGCTGGCCTCGCGCTCGGCGGCGCTGATCGACGTGCTGACGGGAATCGCCAACCGGCGGGCCGCCGAGGAGCGCCTGCGGGAGCTGTCTGGCCGGGGCGCCGCCTACACGGTCGTGCTGTTCGATCTCGATCACTTCAAGCAGATCAATGACAAGCATGGGCACGCCGCAGGCGATCTGGTGTTGCGCGGGGTGGCGCAACTGTCCCAGGCGCTGTTGCCACAGGGCGGAGTGGCGGCCCGCTGGGGCGGCGAGGAGTTTTTGCTGATCCTCCCCCCGCTGAGCGACACCCAGGTCCGGAAACTGTTGAATACCCTTCGCAACGAGCTGCGTCAGCAGTGGCATGGCGAGGTGGTGGGGGTCACCGGCTCCTTCGGCGTGGCCAACGCCGCCGCCGGAGAGCTGTCCGAGGCAGTCATCGCCCGCGCGGACGAGGCGATGTACAGCGCCAAGCAGCAGGGCCGCAACGACATCCGTCTGGCCGAATGGCGCCGCAGTCCCGCCGGTTGA
- a CDS encoding glucose-6-phosphate dehydrogenase assembly protein OpcA — MTTAPAIKVLGPVETTVRKAQVTLDELWTQTGVETRAYTGNIIALTVRRHLERVQQALAGLEGRYAGRQIIGVMDGTDDLMVHASLVSQRGGTFVERLTLDASTEQLRGAILPLLRPATVNHVWWGADTKPGGPLLRELTDIADQVIADSLTLDIPPARHYALADLGWSRSASWREALAQVFDSPEAARQLPHVDRLTVRYAGSKDLPARLYAGFVADTLGWTNLKNVEFKSARCGRENGDLCGVELAGEGVRFVLAAGQGETARVEAVWDGRTHLSEVNVPAMSLAEGLGRVMARPERGEIFERAWKLAKVSL, encoded by the coding sequence ATGACCACCGCCCCGGCCATCAAAGTCCTCGGACCTGTGGAGACCACCGTCCGCAAAGCGCAGGTCACGCTGGACGAATTGTGGACACAGACCGGCGTGGAAACGCGGGCCTACACCGGCAACATCATCGCGCTGACCGTTCGGCGACACCTGGAGCGCGTGCAGCAGGCGCTGGCTGGACTGGAGGGCCGCTACGCCGGGCGGCAGATTATCGGCGTGATGGACGGCACCGACGATCTGATGGTGCACGCCAGTCTGGTGTCGCAGCGCGGGGGAACGTTCGTGGAGCGGCTGACCCTGGACGCCAGCACCGAGCAGCTGCGGGGCGCGATCCTGCCGCTGCTGCGCCCCGCCACCGTCAACCACGTGTGGTGGGGGGCAGACACCAAGCCCGGCGGCCCGCTGCTGCGCGAGCTGACCGACATCGCCGATCAGGTGATTGCCGACAGCCTGACGCTGGACATTCCCCCGGCCCGGCACTACGCCCTGGCCGACCTGGGCTGGAGCCGCTCGGCAAGCTGGCGCGAAGCCCTGGCGCAGGTGTTCGACAGTCCCGAGGCGGCCCGGCAGCTGCCGCATGTGGACCGCCTGACCGTGCGCTACGCCGGCAGCAAAGACCTGCCCGCCCGCCTGTACGCCGGATTCGTGGCCGACACACTGGGGTGGACGAACCTGAAGAACGTGGAGTTCAAGTCGGCCCGCTGCGGGCGCGAGAACGGTGACCTGTGTGGGGTAGAGCTGGCCGGCGAGGGCGTGCGCTTCGTGCTGGCAGCGGGTCAGGGCGAAACAGCGCGGGTGGAAGCCGTCTGGGACGGCCGGACACACCTCTCGGAAGTCAATGTGCCGGCCATGTCGCTGGCCGAGGGGCTGGGCCGGGTGATGGCCCGTCCGGAACGCGGCGAAATCTTCGAGCGGGCCTGGAAACTCGCCAAGGTGTCGCTGTGA
- the zwf gene encoding glucose-6-phosphate dehydrogenase yields MTAKRGKKAAEPDKASKPAAQEATPKKARTGKVSASATKGAVKEKIASQTVGVAQPAPGAKKGSRPSAKSRKRTADGAGADGQNPFRTTMRRSRAPEPATMVIFGVTGDLSRRKLLPAIFGLWQDGLLGSAFNIVGVGRQEMTDDEFKDYAVKALQESKETDAIQPGSLEKFRELLFYEFGEFGEDEVYDLVGQELDRAEAAHGGRKNALFYLSTPPSLFEPISNGLGRLGLADQSEGWRRIVIEKPFGRDLDSARELNAAIHATWDESQVYRIDHYLGKETVQNLMAIRFGNAIFEPLWNRGYVDHVQITAAEDLGLEGRAGYYEEAGIVRDMLQNHLMQLFALTAMEPPAAFDADAIRDEKTKVLRAVKPIPLDRVDQVAVRGQYGPGSMDGERVPGYREEPGVKPDSRTSTYVAVKLEIDNWRWQGVPFFLRTGKRLPKKVTEIAVVFKRAPLGIFPGGLERNVLAFRIQPDEGVSLKFSSKSPGQEMVLREVVMDFRYDAFGAQLESPYSRLLLDALIGDATLFPREDEVDHAWQIVSGILQAWDVRPGKGRTPDFPNYAAGTWGPEDAEALIGPDRRWRRL; encoded by the coding sequence ATGACCGCAAAACGCGGCAAGAAGGCGGCGGAGCCCGACAAGGCGTCCAAGCCGGCTGCTCAGGAAGCAACCCCGAAGAAGGCACGGACCGGAAAGGTCTCTGCCTCCGCCACCAAGGGGGCCGTGAAAGAGAAGATCGCCTCGCAGACGGTGGGGGTGGCGCAGCCCGCGCCGGGAGCGAAAAAAGGCTCCAGACCGTCCGCGAAGTCGCGCAAGCGCACGGCGGACGGGGCCGGTGCGGACGGCCAGAATCCCTTCCGCACCACCATGCGCCGCAGCCGCGCCCCCGAACCGGCGACGATGGTCATCTTCGGCGTGACTGGCGATCTGTCGCGCCGCAAGCTGCTGCCCGCCATTTTCGGGCTGTGGCAGGACGGGCTGCTGGGCAGCGCCTTCAACATCGTGGGCGTGGGCCGTCAGGAGATGACCGACGACGAGTTCAAGGACTACGCGGTCAAGGCGCTGCAGGAGAGCAAGGAGACCGACGCGATCCAGCCGGGCAGCCTGGAAAAATTCCGCGAACTGCTGTTCTACGAATTCGGCGAATTTGGCGAAGACGAGGTCTACGATCTGGTGGGCCAGGAACTCGACCGCGCCGAGGCCGCGCACGGAGGCCGCAAAAACGCGCTGTTCTACCTGTCCACGCCGCCCAGCCTGTTCGAGCCGATCAGCAACGGCTTAGGCCGCCTGGGGCTGGCCGATCAGTCGGAGGGCTGGCGCCGGATCGTGATCGAGAAGCCGTTCGGACGTGACCTGGACAGCGCCCGCGAGTTGAATGCCGCCATCCACGCCACCTGGGACGAGTCGCAGGTGTACCGCATCGACCACTACCTGGGCAAGGAAACGGTCCAGAACCTGATGGCGATCCGCTTTGGCAACGCCATCTTCGAGCCGCTGTGGAACCGGGGCTACGTGGACCATGTGCAGATCACCGCCGCCGAGGACCTGGGGCTGGAGGGCCGCGCCGGGTACTACGAGGAAGCCGGCATCGTGCGCGACATGCTGCAAAACCACCTGATGCAGCTGTTCGCGCTGACGGCCATGGAGCCGCCGGCCGCCTTCGACGCCGACGCCATCCGCGACGAGAAGACCAAGGTGCTGCGGGCGGTCAAGCCCATTCCGCTGGACCGTGTGGATCAGGTGGCCGTGCGCGGCCAGTACGGCCCCGGCAGTATGGACGGCGAGCGGGTGCCGGGCTACCGCGAAGAGCCGGGGGTCAAGCCGGACAGCCGCACCTCCACCTACGTGGCGGTCAAGCTGGAAATCGACAACTGGCGCTGGCAGGGCGTGCCGTTCTTCCTGCGCACCGGCAAGCGGCTGCCCAAGAAGGTCACGGAAATCGCCGTGGTCTTCAAGCGCGCCCCGCTGGGCATCTTTCCCGGTGGCCTGGAACGCAACGTGCTGGCCTTCCGCATCCAGCCCGACGAGGGTGTGAGCCTGAAATTCTCCAGCAAATCGCCGGGACAGGAGATGGTGCTGCGCGAGGTGGTCATGGATTTCCGTTACGACGCGTTCGGCGCGCAGCTGGAAAGCCCGTATTCCCGGCTGCTGCTCGACGCCCTGATCGGCGACGCCACCCTGTTTCCCCGCGAGGACGAGGTGGATCACGCGTGGCAGATCGTCAGCGGCATCCTGCAGGCCTGGGACGTGCGTCCGGGCAAGGGCCGGACCCCCGACTTCCCCAACTACGCCGCCGGCACCTGGGGTCCAGAGGACGCCGAAGCATTGATTGGCCCAGACCGGCGCTGGAGACGGCTGTGA
- the gnd gene encoding phosphogluconate dehydrogenase (NAD(+)-dependent, decarboxylating), translating to MKMGMIGLGKMGGNMVLRLTRGGQEVVGYDRSEESVALIEQQGAKGARTMDELIEALGEPGQRAVWVMVPSGKITQSVIDDLGQRLAPGDIVVDGGNSNFKDTMRRAEELGAKGIHMVDVGTSGGVWGLSEGYAMMVGGHEEAVERMRPVLEVLAPAPDQGWGRMGPSGSGHYVKMVHNGIEYGMMQSYAEGFELMRHKEEFGLDMAQIAELWRYGSVIRSWLLDLTAEALKNSADFDQLSDYVADSGEGRWTIIDSIEQGVPTPVITLATQMRFRSQQETSYAGQMLSAMRRAFGGHAVKTLETPKKEGFVPEVEPGQHPKAAAPENIPASKGKHQGDGSVKEQLGETGQKRTTGDQ from the coding sequence ATGAAAATGGGAATGATCGGTCTGGGCAAGATGGGCGGCAACATGGTCCTGCGCCTGACGCGCGGCGGCCAGGAGGTCGTCGGCTACGACCGCAGCGAGGAAAGCGTCGCCCTGATCGAGCAGCAGGGGGCGAAGGGCGCCCGGACGATGGACGAGCTGATCGAGGCGCTGGGCGAACCTGGTCAACGCGCGGTGTGGGTGATGGTGCCGTCGGGCAAGATTACCCAGTCGGTGATCGACGACCTGGGCCAGCGCCTGGCCCCCGGCGACATCGTGGTGGACGGCGGCAACAGCAACTTCAAGGACACCATGCGCCGCGCCGAGGAACTGGGAGCCAAGGGCATTCACATGGTGGACGTGGGCACTTCCGGCGGGGTCTGGGGCCTCTCGGAAGGCTACGCCATGATGGTGGGCGGCCACGAGGAAGCCGTGGAGCGGATGCGCCCGGTGCTGGAAGTGCTGGCCCCCGCGCCTGACCAGGGCTGGGGCCGCATGGGACCCTCGGGGTCCGGCCACTACGTCAAGATGGTCCATAACGGGATCGAGTACGGCATGATGCAGTCCTACGCCGAGGGCTTCGAGCTGATGCGCCACAAGGAAGAGTTCGGACTGGACATGGCGCAGATTGCCGAGCTGTGGCGCTACGGCTCAGTGATCCGCTCGTGGCTGCTGGACCTGACCGCCGAGGCCCTCAAGAACTCGGCGGACTTCGATCAGCTGTCCGATTACGTGGCCGACAGCGGCGAGGGGCGCTGGACCATCATCGACAGCATTGAGCAGGGCGTGCCGACCCCGGTGATCACCCTGGCCACCCAGATGCGTTTCCGCAGTCAGCAGGAGACCAGTTACGCCGGGCAGATGCTTTCGGCCATGCGCCGCGCCTTCGGCGGTCACGCGGTCAAGACCCTGGAAACCCCCAAGAAGGAAGGCTTCGTGCCGGAAGTGGAACCAGGCCAGCACCCGAAGGCCGCCGCGCCGGAAAACATCCCCGCCTCCAAGGGAAAACACCAGGGCGACGGTTCCGTCAAGGAGCAGCTGGGGGAAACCGGACAGAAACGCACCACGGGTGACCAATGA
- a CDS encoding nucleotidyltransferase family protein has translation MNTASLSQAEFLRLVRLNPFNAAILERLPDLDVQQGHLVAGALFGTVWNVRSGQPPTAQIRDYDVFYWDDDVSYEAEDAVIRRAQALFGDLNVPIEVRNQARVHLWFNGKFGQDRPPLNSVREGIDQFLVTCTCVGISAHGAVHAPYGLDELASGLLRPNPHNHTPGLCAAKIADYTRRWPWLRSDRPVVTQQRLV, from the coding sequence ATGAATACGGCAAGCCTGAGCCAGGCTGAATTCCTGAGGCTGGTCCGCCTGAATCCATTCAACGCGGCCATTCTGGAGCGGTTGCCGGACCTGGACGTGCAACAGGGCCATCTGGTCGCGGGAGCGCTGTTCGGCACGGTCTGGAACGTGCGGAGCGGTCAGCCACCCACGGCGCAGATTCGGGATTACGACGTGTTCTACTGGGATGACGACGTCAGCTACGAGGCCGAGGACGCTGTGATCCGCCGTGCACAGGCCCTGTTCGGCGACCTGAACGTGCCCATTGAGGTCCGGAATCAGGCCCGCGTTCACCTGTGGTTCAATGGAAAGTTCGGGCAGGACCGCCCGCCGCTGAACAGCGTCCGCGAGGGCATTGATCAGTTTCTGGTGACCTGCACCTGCGTGGGCATCAGCGCGCACGGTGCGGTCCACGCGCCCTACGGTCTGGATGAGCTGGCCAGCGGCCTCCTGCGCCCCAATCCTCATAACCACACCCCCGGTCTGTGCGCCGCCAAGATCGCTGACTACACGCGGCGCTGGCCCTGGCTGCGGTCCGACAGGCCGGTGGTGACCCAGCAACGACTGGTGTGA
- the pgl gene encoding 6-phosphogluconolactonase — protein MNLRVFPTPQATADAAAEAFARAAREAVTARGAFHVALSGGSTPKLMYATLRELPDIPWRATHIYFGDERSVGPDSPDSNYGTAQHDLLSYVPVPSAQIHRMEGERRPLEEAAAAYASLLPERLDVNLLGMGDDGHTASLFPGTAALDADGRVVANRVPQHDTWRLTMTFGEINAARQRWLLVTGANKAGALADVQAGRGNHPVGRVREPVWFVDVAAAGALQY, from the coding sequence ATGAACCTGCGCGTCTTTCCCACCCCCCAGGCCACAGCGGACGCAGCGGCCGAGGCTTTTGCCCGTGCGGCGCGCGAGGCGGTGACGGCGCGTGGGGCCTTCCACGTGGCGTTATCAGGCGGTAGCACCCCCAAACTGATGTACGCCACCCTGCGGGAGCTGCCGGACATTCCCTGGCGGGCGACGCACATCTATTTTGGCGATGAGCGCAGCGTCGGGCCGGACAGCCCCGACAGCAATTACGGCACGGCGCAGCATGACCTGCTGTCCTACGTGCCGGTTCCCTCTGCCCAGATTCACCGCATGGAAGGTGAGCGCCGTCCGCTGGAGGAGGCCGCCGCCGCCTACGCCTCCCTTCTGCCCGAGCGTCTGGACGTGAACCTGCTGGGCATGGGGGACGACGGCCACACCGCCAGCCTGTTTCCCGGCACGGCGGCGCTGGATGCGGACGGACGTGTGGTGGCCAACCGGGTTCCCCAGCACGATACCTGGCGCCTCACCATGACCTTCGGCGAGATCAACGCGGCCCGTCAGCGCTGGCTGCTGGTCACCGGCGCGAACAAGGCGGGCGCTCTGGCCGACGTGCAGGCCGGGCGCGGCAACCATCCGGTCGGCCGGGTCCGGGAGCCGGTGTGGTTCGTGGATGTGGCGGCAGCCGGAGCGCTTCAGTACTGA
- the ychF gene encoding redox-regulated ATPase YchF encodes MASNLSIGIVGLPNVGKSTLFNAITRAGALAANYPFATIEPNVGRVTVPDERLSALSRVFTKGERVPPIIPTFVEFVDIAGLVKGASKGEGLGNQFLANIREADAIAHVVRCFADDNVVHVAGTVDPLDDIETINTELILADLAGLEKRLGNLQKKGKGGDKEAREHAELAEQILAVLGEGKPARAGSYDAPVPKEFGLITTKPVIYVANVGEDDLTEDNDYVRQVREYAAAEGANVVKISAQIEGELAEMPEDEAHEFLTDLGVQESGLDQLVKVGYQTLGLITFITSGEKEVRAWTIRDGEKAPEAAGEIHSDLERGFIRAEVIEWNKMVEAGGWVGAKAKGWVRTEGKEYVMKDGDIMNVLHNS; translated from the coding sequence GTGGCTTCTAACCTGAGCATTGGAATTGTCGGATTGCCGAACGTCGGAAAAAGCACGCTGTTTAACGCCATCACCCGCGCTGGAGCGTTGGCGGCCAACTATCCCTTCGCCACCATCGAGCCCAACGTGGGCCGCGTGACGGTGCCGGACGAGCGCCTGAGCGCCCTGAGCCGGGTGTTTACCAAGGGCGAGCGCGTGCCGCCGATTATCCCCACCTTCGTAGAGTTCGTGGACATTGCCGGGCTCGTCAAGGGGGCCAGCAAGGGCGAGGGTCTGGGCAACCAGTTCCTGGCGAACATCCGTGAGGCCGACGCGATTGCCCATGTGGTGCGCTGCTTCGCCGACGACAACGTGGTACATGTGGCCGGTACGGTCGATCCGCTGGATGATATCGAGACCATCAACACTGAACTGATCCTGGCGGACCTGGCCGGTCTGGAAAAACGGCTGGGCAACCTGCAGAAAAAGGGCAAGGGCGGAGACAAGGAAGCGCGCGAGCACGCTGAACTGGCCGAGCAGATTCTGGCCGTGCTGGGCGAGGGCAAACCCGCCCGCGCCGGCAGCTACGACGCGCCGGTTCCCAAAGAGTTTGGCCTGATCACCACCAAGCCCGTGATCTACGTGGCCAACGTGGGTGAGGACGACCTGACCGAGGACAATGATTACGTGCGTCAGGTCCGCGAGTACGCCGCCGCCGAGGGCGCAAACGTGGTCAAGATCAGCGCCCAGATCGAGGGGGAGTTGGCGGAAATGCCCGAAGATGAGGCCCACGAGTTCCTGACCGACCTGGGCGTCCAGGAAAGCGGCCTGGATCAGCTGGTCAAGGTGGGCTACCAGACGCTGGGCCTGATCACCTTCATCACCAGCGGTGAAAAGGAAGTGCGCGCCTGGACCATCCGTGACGGCGAGAAAGCCCCGGAGGCCGCCGGGGAGATCCACAGCGATCTGGAACGCGGTTTTATTCGCGCCGAGGTTATCGAGTGGAACAAGATGGTGGAGGCCGGGGGCTGGGTGGGCGCCAAGGCCAAGGGCTGGGTCCGCACCGAGGGCAAGGAATACGTGATGAAGGACGGCGACATCATGAACGTGCTGCACAACTCGTAG